The following coding sequences lie in one Musa acuminata AAA Group cultivar baxijiao chromosome BXJ3-1, Cavendish_Baxijiao_AAA, whole genome shotgun sequence genomic window:
- the LOC135629436 gene encoding uncharacterized protein LOC135629436 isoform X2, producing the protein MIQIWCLLNLDEEIEIPIASSRGRGRPRKENIIQKHDLDGINVSATRRPRGRPRKKPEIEKSTTPRPRGRPRKRPASSSDEEFSPTRPQGRSEKLMQSAVDLNGLNDVSLQNLTRSPVKSTRTCSNDDRISSLRKSRGRPRKHSIPGIINVNEKEAAPPLGNNEIKNTVNFVVPSCVDSGKNSVDLPVLSAECKEDLIQPKRRGRPRKKPILSLNNSVSSANESGNDATTLPNPSEHGTNGDTLHLFAENEILKTRDNVPSLSESQNNSLSLPVLPALNCKEEPIQPKRRGRPRKKQVQSLNNFISSSLDVLGNDTNVLPNSGRLGISDGKEKLLCSNNENLKTGDNVLSLSVESQNNLADVKCKEELIQPRSRGRPRKEVLNLPLSVRVSNALPRKDTNDKDENIGKGQTRVESVPSDVTVRREEKGNNKEDHNCESTILSELSRDCKLSAECVPTHDHHYEDSVLFNHETVDKRSPEVESVHPLIPHILALPRVVFCLAHNGKVAWDVKWKPPTTNAACKHRMGYLAVLLGNGSLEVWEVPLPGLVKALYTSSRDEVSDPRFLKLTPVFRCSKLKYGDRLSIPLTVEWSPSMPHDLILAGCHDGTVALWKFSTQCSSQDTRPLLCFTADSAPLRALAWAPDASEVESSNVFVTAGHDGLKFWDLRDPYRPLWEINSIQRTVLSVDWLKDPRCIVITLDDGTVRFLSLYHAAYDVPVTGTPFVRSKYQGLHSFSCTSFAIWSIHVSQTTGFAAYGCADGSTVRFQLTTRFVDKDPRRGRTPHFLCGSLSSEGGTFKIYTPLPNTPLAHVPFIQKKPSNECRNANRTIQSNFLDTEQTKGEDSPFPASSSGGDRAMLSGAGGSQVPSKTTAKSRNGTKRHDPSQMTDQSFGISKEGQKISEKCKTQDDKEEYEVFPPKVLAIHRVRWNMNKGSERWLCYGGAAGIIRCQQMF; encoded by the exons ATGATTCAAATTTGGTGCCTCTTAAATTTGGATGAGGAAATTGAGATCCCCATAGCAAGTTCCCGAGGCAGGGGAAGACCTAGAAAGGAAAATATCATACAAAAACATGATTTAGATGGCATAAATGTTTCAGCCACACGCAGGCCTAGGGGGAGACCTCGAAAGAAACCAGAAATTGAAAAATCAACCACTCCAAGACCTCGAGGGAGACCAAGGAAAAGACCAGCTTCTTCAAGCGATGAAGAGTTTAGTCCAACAAGGCCTCAAGGAAGATCTGAGAAGTTGATGCAGAGTGCAGTTGATCTTAATGGTCTGAATGATGTATCTCTACAAAATCTTACAAGGTCTCCAGTAAAGAGTACAAGGACATGTTCAAATGATGATAGAATATCATCTCTTAGAAAGTCCAGAGGGAGACCTAGAAAACATTCTATTCCAGGCATTATTAATGTGAATGAGAAAGAGGCAGCACCTCCTCTTGGTAATAATGAGATCAAGAACACGGTTAACTTTGTTGTTCCGTCATGTGTTGATTCGGGTAAGAATTCAGTGGACTTGCCAGTTCTATCAGCTGAGTGTAAGGAGGATCTGATTCAACCAAAACGTAGAGGAAGACCTAGGAAGAAACCGATTTTGAGTTTGAACAATTCTGTTTCATCAGCCAATGAATCAGGAAATGATGCCACTACATTGCCCAATCCAAGTGAACATGGGACAAATGGGGACACATTGCATCTATTTGCTGAGAATGAAATTCTGAAGACACGGGACAATGTTCCATCTTTATCTGAGTCACAAAACAATTCACTGTCTTTGCCTGTTTTACCTGCTTTAAATTGTAAAGAAGAACCAATTCAACCAAAGCGTAGAGGAAGACCTAGAAagaaacaagttcaaagtttgaataattttatttcatcatcTCTTGATGTATTGGGAAATGATACCAATGTATTGCCTAATTCAGGCAGACTTGGGATTTCAGATGGTAAGGAGAAATTACTATGCAGTAACAATGAAAATTTGAAGACAGGCGACAATGTTCTGTCTTTGTCTGTTGAGTCACAAAACAATTTAGCAGATGTTAAGTGCAAAGAAGAATTGATTCAACCAAGAAGTAGAGGAAGACCAAGAAAGGAAGTTCTGAATTTGCCTTTGTCTGTTCGTGTATCAAATGCCTTACCAAGGAAGGATACAAATGATAAGGATGAAAACATCGGTAAAGGTCAGACAAGGGTGGAATCTGTTCCATCTGATGTCACagtgagaagagaagaaaaaggaaataacaAAGAAGATCACAATTGTGAGAGCACCATTTTGTCTGAGTTAAGCAGAGATTGTAAGTTATCAGCTGAATGTGTGCCAACTCATGACCATCATTATGAAGATTCGGTGCTCTTTAATCATGAAACTGTTGATAAAAGGTCACCTGAAGTCGAATCTGTTCATCCTTTGATACCACATATCCTTGCTTTGCCCAGAGTTGTATTTTGCTTAGCACACAATGGAAAAGTTGCATGGGATGTGAAATGGAAGCCACCAACTACGAATGCAGCTTGCAAACATCGCATGGGATATCTTGCTGTATTGCTGGGAAATGGTTCTTTGGAAGT GTGGGAAGTTCCACTTCCTGGCCTGGTCAAAGCCTTATATACTTCTAGTCGTGATGAAGTTAGCGATCCTCGTTTTCTCAAGTTGACACCTGTGTTCAGATGCTCAAAGTTGAAATATGGGGACAGGCTAAG CATTCCTTTGACAGTTGAGTGGTCACCGTCAATGCCTCATGATCTAATTCTAGCTGGATGCCATGATGGGACG GTTGCCTTATGGAAGTTCTCTACTCAATGTTCATCACAAG ATACCAGGCCCTTGCTTTGTTTCACTGCTGATTCTGCTCCTTTAAGAGCTCTTGCCTGGGCTCCAGATGCAAG CGAAGTGGAGAGCAGCAATGTATTTGTGACTGCTGGGCATGATGGTTTAAAATTTTGGGATCTACG TGATCCATACCGTCCTCTATGggaaattaattctatacaaagAACTGTACTGAGTGTTGATTGGCTGAAAGATCCTAG ATGTATAGTCATAACACTTGATGATGGCACAGTGAGATTCCTCAGCTTGTACCATGCTGCATATGATGTCCCTGTTACAGGGACACCATTTGTTAGATCAAAGTATCAGGGACTGCATAGCTTCTCGTGCACATCCTTTGCAATTTGGAGCATTCATGTCTCACAAACTACTG GTTTCGCTGCTTATGGTTGTGCCGATGGCTCCACAGTTCGCTTCCAG CTTACAACTAGATTTGTGGACAAAGACCCAAGACGAGGACGCACACCACATTTTCTTTGTGGTTCACTTTCATCAGAAGGTGGGACTTTTAAGATCTACACGCCATTGCCAAATACGCCACTAGCACATGTTCCTTTCATACAGAAGAAGCCTTCTAATGAGTGCCGGAATGCAAATAGAACCATACAATCAAACTTCTTGGATACAGAGCAGACAAAAGGAGAAGATTCTCCATTTCCAg CATCATCTTCTGGAGGTGATCGGGCCATGCTGTCTGGAGCTGGTGGTTCTCAGGTTCCTTCGAAGACGACAGCAAAATCGAGAAATGGCACAAAGAGACATGATCCCAGCCAAATGACTGACCAATCATTTGGGATCAGCAAAGAGGGGCAAAAGATATCAGAAAAATGCAAAACTCAAGATGATAAAGAAGAATATGAAGTATTTCCTCCGAAAGTTTTGGCAATTCATAGAGTGAGGTGGAACATGAACAAAGGGAGCGAAAGATGGTTGTGTTATGGAGGAGCTGCTGGAATCATCAGATGCCAGCAGATGTTTTGA
- the LOC135629463 gene encoding nucleolar GTP-binding protein 1-like: protein MVQYNFKKITVVPSGKDFIDIILSRTQRQTPTVVHKGYAISRLREFYMRKVKFTQQNFHEKLSAIIDEFPRLDDIHPFYGDLLHVLYNKDHYKLALGQVNTARNIVGKIAKDYVRLLKYGDSLYRCKSLKVAALGRMCTVIKRISPSLAYLEQIRQHMARLPSIDPNTRTILICGYPNVGKSSFMNKITRADVDVQPYAFTTKSLFVGHTDYKYLRYQVIDTPGILDRPFEDRNIIEMCSITALAHLKAAVLFFLDVSGSCGYSIEQQAALFHSIKSLFMNKPLIVVCNKIDLQPLEGLSEEDLKFVMEMKTEAIKTVLAQGGDSNDDEVLLTMSTMTDEGVIAVKNAACERLLNQRVEIKMKSKKINDCLNRFHVAIPKPRDTKERPPCIPPAVLEARAKANEEKGKRKLEKDLEEENGGAGVYSANLRKHYILADEEWKEDIMPEILDGHNVYDFVDPDILLRLEELEREEGLHLEANADEEDFEMDGKELTEEEQQLLAEIRRKKNLLIQEHRLKKSTAESRPIVPRKFDKDKKYTSERMGRELSALGIDPSKAIDRARSRSVTRRGRKRERSLGREGEEGEAMDIDDVLSNKKLRIRSRSRSRSKSRPPGEVTPGEGFKDSAQKLKAIKIAKKSVKVRNKAARKGEADRVIPNLKPKHLFSGKRSIGKTTRR from the coding sequence ATGGTGCAGTATAACTTTAAGAAGATCACAGTTGTCCCTTCTGGGAAGGACTTCATTGACATCATCCTCTCTCGCACCCAGCGCCAGACTCCAACTGTTGTCCACAAAGGGTATGCCATTTCCCGTCTCCGTGAATTCTACATGCGCAAGGTGAAGTTCACCCAGCAGAACTTTCATGAGAAACTGTCTGCCATCATTGATGAGTTTCCTCGGCTGGATGACATTCACCCCTTTTACGGGGATCTGCTCCACGTGCTGTATAACAAAGATCACTACAAGCTTGCTCTTGGTCAGGTTAACACGGCTAGGAACATTGTTGGGAAGATTGCGAAAGATTATGTGAGGTTGCTTAAGTATGGAGACTCATTGTACCGGTGCAAGAGCTTGAAGGTTGCTGCTCTAGGTCGTATGTGCACGGTTATAAAGCGCATCAGCCCTAGCTTGGCTTATTTGGAGCAGATAAGGCAGCACATGGCTAGGCTTCCTTCAATTGACCCCAATACCCGTACCATCTTAATCTGTGGGTATCCAAATGTTGGAAAGAGTTCTTTCATGAACAAAATCACTAGGGCTGATGTCGATGTGCAGCCTTATGCTTTCACTACAAAGTCTTTGTTTGTTGGCCACACAGATTACAAATATCTCCGTTACCAGGTGATTGATACTCCTGGGATCCTAGATCGACCTTTCGAGGACAGGAACATCATAGAAATGTGCAGTATCACAGCCCTGGCGCACTTAAAAGCTGCAGTCTTGTTCTTCCTGGACGTATCTGGATCCTGTGGCTACAGTATAGAACAGCAGGCAGCTCTCTTCCACAGCATCAAGTCATTGTTCATGAACAAGCCATTGATTGTCGTTTGTAACAAGATCGATCTGCAGCCATTGGAGGGGCTTTCTGAGGAGGACCTGAAATTCGTAATGGAGATGAAGACCGAGGCCATCAAAACTGTTTTGGCCCAAGGTGGCGACTCTAATGATGACGAAGTCTTGTTGACTATGAGTACCATGACGGATGAGGGAGTAATAGCTGTCAAGAATGCTGCTTGTGAGAGGCTTTTGAATCAGCGGGTGGAGATAAAGATGAAGTCTAAAAAGATCAATGATTGTCTGAACAGGTTTCATGTTGCGATTCCAAAGCCTCGTGATACAAAAGAGCGCCCTCCTTGTATTCCTCCGGCTGTTTTGGAAGCTAGAGCAAAGGCTAATGAggaaaagggaaagaggaaaCTTGAGAAGGATCTTGAAGAGGAGAATGGTGGAGCTGGTGTTTATTCTGCTAACTTAAGGAAGCATTATATATTGGCTGATGAAGAGTGGAAGGAGGACATTATGCCAGAGATTCTTGATGGGCACAATGTGTATGATTTTGTTGATCCCGACATCTTGCTGAGGTTGGAAGAGTTGGAACGAGAAGAGGGTCTTCATCTTGAAGCAAACGCGGATGAAGAAGATTTTGAGATGGATGGAAAAGAATTGACTGAGGAAGAGCAACAGCTTCTTGCTGAGATCAGACGGAAGAAGAACTTGCTCATCCAAGAGCATAGGTTGAAGAAGAGCACCGCTGAGAGCCGTCCTATTGTGCCGAGGAAGTTTGATAAAGACAAGAAATACACATCTGAGAGGATGGGAAGGGAGCTCTCTGCTCTGGGAATAGACCCCAGTAAAGCAATCGATCGTGCACGGAGTAGGTCTGTCACTAGGAGAGGTCGTAAGCGTGAGAGATCACTGGGAAGAGAAGGTGAAGAAGGAGAAGCTATGGATATTGATGATGTACTGTCTAACAAGAAGCTGCGTATCAGGTCAAGATCGAGGTCTAGGTCAAAATCACGCCCACCTGGTGAAGTCACTCCTGGAGAAGGGTTCAAAGACTCAGCTCAAAAACTCAAGGCAATTAAGATAGCAAAGAAGTCCGTAAAGGTGAGGAACAAGGCTGCTCGCAAGGGAGAAGCCGATAGAGTAATTCCAAACCTGAAGCCAAAGCATTTGTTCTCTGGGAAGCGCTCGATTGGAAAGACTACCCGGCGTTAA
- the LOC103997505 gene encoding bZIP transcription factor 11, whose translation MASPDGTSSGSSHPLNSGSGEDLQAIMHQKKLKRMISNRESARRSRMRKQQHVDELMAQANQLRKENRQLLTNLSLTKQHYAAVEYENSVLWAQVMELSSRLQSLDEILDYLNVSNMSVADTSPSGAWNCSYMNKPIMASADSMFYY comes from the coding sequence ATGGCCTCTCCCGATGGGACATCTTCTGGATCCAGTCATCCGCTAAATTCTGGTTCAGGAGAGGATTTACAGGCcataatgcaccagaagaagctgAAGAGGATGATATCGAACCGCGAATCCGCGAGGCGGTCGCGGATGCGCAAGCAGCAGCATGTGGATGAGCTGATGGCGCAGGCGAACCAGCTGAGGAAGGAGAATAGGCAGCTGCTGACGAACTTGAGCCTCACCAAGCAGCATTATGCTGCGGTAGAGTATGAGAACTCGGTGTTGTGGGCTCAGGTGATGGAGCTCAGCAGCAGGCTGCAGTCTCTTGATGAGATCCTTGACTACCTCAACGTGAGCAACATGAGTGTCGCTGACACCTCCCCCAGTGGTGCATGGAACTGCAGCTACATGAACAAGCCCATCATGGCCTCAGCTGACAGCATGTTCTACTACTGA